DNA from Spirochaetota bacterium:
CAGGGCGATTGATAAGAAAGAAGAAATGGACGCGTTCTTAAAGCAGGGCGTGTACGAAAAGGACGAGTTTGAGGGAATACACGCGCGCCTGCTGGGGATTTTCAAAAAGGCGGAGACCGGGGTAAGAAAGGAATTCGCCGCGGCGACACCGTATTTCGCCCGTCAGCGCACCGTACGCTAGAAAGGGCGGTATCGGTCACCAAGGGTTCGCACGGCACTAGGACATGAAAAAGTTTAAATTCACACTCGAGAAACTGCTCGATCTCAGGGGGGCCAGGGAAAAGGAGATCCAGAACGAACTGGCCGGGGTGCTCTCCGTGCAGAACCGGGAGAGGATGAAGCAGGAGCAATATCGGCGCGCGATCCGTGAGCAGCACGAAAAATTTTCAGGCCGGTTGAAGCAGGGCCGGTTTTCATACGGTGAATCCGTGATGTTTCAGCGCTACATGGAATTCGCGCACATGGTGGTAAAGGACCAGCAGGTAAAGATCGAACGCCTGGAGCCGGAGATTCAGAAGGTGCGCGAGAGGCTCATAGAGGCCCAGAAACAGCGAAAGGTGGTCGAGCGCCTGAAGGAACGCAAGTGGCAGGAGTACCAGTACGAGTACAACAGGGAAATGGCGAAGGAAATCGACGACATGAACCAGAAGCTCCATATCAAGAGCCGTCTCGAAGAAGCCCGGCAGGAGTAACCGATGGTCGAGGACATGTACAAGGTCATGGGGCGCATCCACGAGTTGAAGAAACGCTTCAACCTCTACCGCAAGCCCGCGCAGGCCCCTGCCCAGGAAAAAAATTTCCAGTCGCAGCTGGACGCGCGTGCGGGGGCGGTGCGCGATATCCGTCCGGCGGAACAGGATCCCGCCGCGGTGAGAGGCGCGCAGTCCGCGGCGGCCTATCTTCCCGTATCCCGCCAGGAGCAGGTACACCGCGTGCAGGCACCAACCGCGAAGAACGGCATAAACATGGAAGACATCACCAGGATCGCGCGGGAAAGCGCGACGCGCAACGGCGTCCCCGAGGACCTGGTTCTATCGGTCATCAAGGCAGAATCCGGTTTCAATCCCAACGCCGTTTCCCCCAGGGGCGCGAAGGGACTCATGCAGCTCATGCCCACGGTGATCCAGGCTCTCGGGGTGAAGGACCCGTTTTCCCCCGAGGAGAATATCGACGCCGGCGTGGGCCTGCTGCGCGGCCTGCTCGACCGGTACAACGGGGACTACAAGAAAGCGCTTTCGGCCTACAACGCGGGCGAAGGCGCCGTGGACAAGAACGGCGGGGTGCCTCCCTACAAGGAGACGCAGGACTACGTGAAAAAAGTCATTTCGCAGTACCTGCAGAACAGCAAGTAGAGCCGTGATGCACAGGCGAATGAAAATTTAATGGGAAAAGCAATAGACGGGAGTGTGACATAATGACTATCACCGGCAAAGCGAAAATCATCTACCTGCTGCTTCTTTCGGTTTTCCTCGTGGTGGTGGGCTTCTTCTGGCTGGATTATATCGGGCTCATCAACCTTGACCGCATGTTCCACAAGGTGTATTCCCGCGAAGCGCCCAGGGTGATCGATGCGAAGAACGACGAGCCCTCCCTGGTGGAGCGCGAGGAATTCGAAAAAGAAAAGCACAAGCTGCGCGAGCGCATTGAAGAGATCGACAAGCGGGAGGCGCACCTAGTCGAGGCTGAAAAATCCCTGGACACCGAGCGCGATAAGCTTGAGGACAAAAAGAAGGGCCTGGACCTCGAGGCGAGGAAGCTTGAGAACGAAAAAAAGAAATACTCG
Protein-coding regions in this window:
- the fliJ gene encoding flagellar export protein FliJ; this translates as MKKFKFTLEKLLDLRGAREKEIQNELAGVLSVQNRERMKQEQYRRAIREQHEKFSGRLKQGRFSYGESVMFQRYMEFAHMVVKDQQVKIERLEPEIQKVRERLIEAQKQRKVVERLKERKWQEYQYEYNREMAKEIDDMNQKLHIKSRLEEARQE
- a CDS encoding lytic transglycosylase domain-containing protein, translating into MEDITRIARESATRNGVPEDLVLSVIKAESGFNPNAVSPRGAKGLMQLMPTVIQALGVKDPFSPEENIDAGVGLLRGLLDRYNGDYKKALSAYNAGEGAVDKNGGVPPYKETQDYVKKVISQYLQNSK